Proteins encoded by one window of Actinocorallia herbida:
- a CDS encoding urease accessory protein UreF, whose product MSAAIEDLGPLLAQFQLTDSGFPSGMYTLSHGLEGYAQLKLVGPDDLGALLTDLLYHSVGPGDATALVLAHRAVRAGDWDRLAEVDHRLHAIKLSREQRTASVRTGRQVLDTAASAFPIPEAARLAGLVADRATPGTHAVVVGALYAGLGVSVERAVAGDLYAFAASWAAAAVRLARTDFRRAQALLCEVRPDLEAVARMALAAEDPGDVHGSVPIADTVAAAHERATARLFVT is encoded by the coding sequence ATGAGCGCCGCCATCGAGGACCTCGGCCCGCTGCTCGCCCAGTTCCAGCTGACGGACTCCGGCTTCCCGAGCGGGATGTACACCCTTTCGCACGGGCTCGAAGGGTACGCCCAGCTCAAGCTGGTGGGCCCGGACGACCTGGGCGCGCTGCTGACGGATCTGCTCTACCACTCCGTCGGCCCGGGGGACGCCACGGCGCTGGTCCTGGCCCACCGCGCGGTCCGCGCGGGCGACTGGGACCGGCTGGCCGAGGTCGACCACCGGCTGCACGCGATCAAGCTCAGCCGCGAGCAGCGCACGGCGTCCGTCCGCACGGGCCGCCAGGTGCTCGACACCGCGGCGTCCGCCTTCCCGATCCCCGAGGCCGCCAGGCTCGCGGGACTCGTGGCGGACCGGGCGACGCCGGGCACCCACGCGGTGGTCGTCGGCGCGCTCTACGCGGGCCTCGGCGTTTCGGTCGAGCGGGCCGTCGCAGGGGACCTGTACGCCTTCGCCGCGAGCTGGGCCGCCGCGGCGGTCCGGCTGGCCCGCACCGACTTCCGCAGGGCGCAGGCGCTGCTGTGCGAGGTGCGGCCGGACCTGGAGGCGGTCGCCCGGATGGCGCTCGCGGCGGAGGACCCCGGGGACGTGCACGGCTCGGTGCCCATCGCCGACACCGTCGCCGCCGCCCATGAACGGGCCACGGCCCGGCTGTTCGTCACCTGA
- a CDS encoding molybdopterin oxidoreductase, whose protein sequence is MADVESKPRFLQGAFPFVGKGFETAVPISPALRYTVPPGAVAQPVYLRAGNSSGELACVVLMRDGLPMRYFPVGAKDATHVSLRIVEDLEAGTVLELCLQAPDGVAGTVVVDLGLVEV, encoded by the coding sequence ATGGCGGACGTGGAGTCAAAGCCGCGTTTTCTCCAGGGGGCGTTCCCGTTCGTCGGGAAGGGGTTCGAGACGGCCGTGCCGATCTCGCCGGCGCTGCGGTACACGGTGCCGCCCGGGGCCGTCGCGCAGCCCGTCTACCTGCGGGCGGGCAACAGCAGCGGGGAACTGGCCTGCGTCGTGCTGATGCGGGACGGGCTGCCCATGCGGTACTTCCCGGTCGGGGCCAAGGACGCGACGCACGTGTCGCTCCGGATCGTCGAGGACCTCGAGGCCGGCACCGTTCTCGAGCTGTGCCTCCAGGCGCCCGACGGCGTGGCCGGGACCGTGGTCGTGGACCTCGGCCTGGTCGAGGTGTGA
- a CDS encoding urease subunit gamma, translating to MNLTPREMDKLLIFTAAQMAQRRKDRGLKLNYAETVALISSAIVEAARDGRTVAECMELGKQLLGPDDVLPGVRGMLKLMQIEAVFDDGTKLVSCHDPVGGK from the coding sequence ATGAACCTCACTCCGAGGGAGATGGACAAGCTGCTCATCTTCACCGCGGCGCAGATGGCGCAGCGGCGAAAAGACCGCGGCCTGAAACTGAACTACGCCGAGACCGTGGCGCTGATCAGCTCCGCGATCGTGGAGGCGGCCCGGGACGGCAGGACCGTGGCCGAGTGCATGGAACTCGGCAAGCAGCTGCTCGGACCGGACGACGTCCTGCCCGGGGTGCGCGGCATGCTCAAGCTGATGCAGATCGAGGCGGTCTTCGACGACGGGACGAAGCTCGTCTCCTGCCATGACCCGGTGGGCGGCAAGTGA
- the ureB gene encoding urease subunit beta — MSDDVYLYGEGNIELNAGQPRVTLTVHNTGDRAVQIGSHFHFFEVNRALSFDRDKAFGKRLDIPAGTAVRFEAGDTKQVTLVEYGGGLRLVGFGGLLNGSVRSHEAHREALKRMRERGYLDEPGTAADGSAGKPAKKSKSGKKG, encoded by the coding sequence ATGTCGGATGACGTCTACCTCTACGGCGAGGGGAACATCGAACTGAACGCGGGCCAGCCGCGGGTGACCCTCACCGTCCACAACACCGGCGACCGCGCGGTCCAGATCGGCTCGCACTTCCACTTCTTCGAGGTGAACCGCGCGCTGAGCTTCGACCGGGACAAGGCGTTCGGCAAACGCCTGGACATCCCGGCGGGCACCGCGGTCCGGTTCGAGGCGGGGGACACCAAGCAGGTCACCCTCGTCGAGTACGGCGGCGGGCTGCGGCTCGTGGGATTCGGGGGCCTCCTGAACGGCAGTGTCAGGTCGCACGAGGCGCACCGCGAGGCGCTGAAGCGGATGCGCGAGCGCGGCTACCTCGACGAGCCGGGCACGGCCGCCGACGGTTCGGCCGGGAAGCCGGCGAAGAAGTCGAAATCCGGGAAGAAGGGCTGA
- a CDS encoding NAD(P)/FAD-dependent oxidoreductase: MPRLVVIGNGMAGIRTVEEILARDGEGFEITVVGDEPHGNYDRLALSRVLSGAAEESDILLNGLPWYAEHGITLLSGVRAKRIDRFAHRVRLDGREPLRYDKLVIATGGVPFIPDIAGMRVADRGFHQGVFTLRTLDDTRNMIRYARGHQRAVVIGGGPLGLEAARGLQNHGLDITVVHGATHLMDQQLGARAGLVLKHRIAGLGIGVELGARPVAVLGRRRVMAVRLADGRDLPCDMVVVAAGVRPDSAMARASGLVVQRGVVVDDRMRAAGERDIYAVGACAEHRGQVYGALAALWEQAGVLADHITGAASAAYHGSRIVTRVSAAGVDVVAMGVAEPEWPEDEYVVTSSPRLGVHRSVVVRDGRLIGATLVGDIRGAAALVEAFDQGLPLPEDRADLLFDAPAAPDAVSDVPKAPR, from the coding sequence ATGCCCCGGCTCGTCGTGATCGGCAACGGGATGGCCGGGATCCGGACCGTTGAGGAGATCCTGGCGCGCGACGGGGAGGGGTTCGAGATCACCGTGGTCGGCGACGAGCCGCACGGGAACTACGACCGGCTCGCGCTCTCCCGCGTCCTGTCCGGGGCCGCCGAGGAATCCGACATCCTGCTCAACGGGCTCCCCTGGTACGCCGAGCACGGGATCACCCTGCTGTCAGGGGTGCGCGCGAAGCGGATCGACAGATTCGCCCACCGCGTGCGGCTCGACGGGAGGGAGCCCCTGCGCTACGACAAACTGGTCATCGCGACCGGCGGTGTCCCCTTCATCCCCGACATCGCCGGGATGCGGGTCGCGGACCGCGGATTCCACCAGGGCGTCTTCACCCTCCGCACCCTCGACGACACCCGCAACATGATCAGGTACGCGCGCGGGCACCAGCGCGCGGTGGTGATCGGCGGCGGACCGCTCGGGCTCGAGGCGGCGCGCGGCCTCCAGAACCACGGACTCGACATCACCGTCGTGCACGGGGCGACCCATCTGATGGACCAGCAGCTCGGGGCGCGCGCCGGGCTCGTGCTCAAGCACCGGATCGCCGGGCTCGGGATCGGCGTGGAACTGGGCGCCCGCCCCGTCGCGGTGCTCGGGCGGCGGCGGGTGATGGCGGTGCGCCTCGCCGACGGCCGCGACCTGCCCTGTGACATGGTCGTGGTGGCGGCCGGGGTCCGGCCCGACTCGGCGATGGCCCGCGCCAGCGGCCTGGTCGTCCAGCGCGGGGTGGTGGTGGACGACAGGATGCGGGCGGCGGGCGAGCGGGACATCTACGCGGTCGGCGCGTGCGCCGAGCACCGGGGACAGGTGTACGGCGCGCTCGCGGCGCTGTGGGAGCAGGCGGGGGTGCTCGCCGACCACATCACCGGCGCCGCCTCGGCCGCCTACCACGGGTCCCGGATCGTGACCCGGGTGTCGGCCGCCGGGGTCGACGTCGTCGCGATGGGCGTGGCCGAACCCGAATGGCCCGAGGACGAGTACGTCGTCACCTCGTCCCCGCGGCTCGGCGTGCACCGGAGCGTCGTGGTCCGGGACGGCCGGCTCATCGGCGCGACCCTCGTCGGCGACATCCGCGGGGCCGCGGCCCTGGTCGAGGCCTTCGACCAGGGCCTTCCGCTGCCGGAAGACCGCGCGGACCTCCTGTTCGACGCCCCGGCCGCGCCGGACGCCGTCAGCGACGTCCCGAAAGCTCCCCGCTGA
- a CDS encoding sirohydrochlorin chelatase: MSPGGRAILLAAGPESADGRCLPPPPGRDGPEVRVAGRDLAAGVRGHSRTVVVPMTLGRDPDLPVAAAQTLRWAARDRAPGDLLLAPPLGTTGHLVGWLRSAVVRALRGAPPRRAVLLVAPAGGPEQDAELFRVARLVRQYTSAPWVEVALTGGDPDVSEAIDRCTRLGAADVVLVPASFVPAPVRPDALTADPLLGAAALAALVRARAAEAEHRWTRHGDDGLAAAARHSHTHDHDHDHDHHHDDRRRDLTVPAAACPKEAQAHVG, encoded by the coding sequence GTGAGTCCCGGAGGCCGCGCGATCCTGCTGGCCGCCGGGCCGGAGAGCGCGGACGGCCGGTGCCTGCCGCCGCCGCCCGGCCGCGACGGACCCGAGGTCCGCGTGGCGGGACGCGATCTCGCCGCCGGGGTCCGCGGCCACTCGCGGACCGTGGTGGTGCCGATGACGCTGGGCCGGGACCCTGACCTGCCGGTCGCCGCCGCCCAGACCCTGCGCTGGGCCGCGCGGGACCGGGCGCCGGGCGACCTGCTGCTCGCCCCGCCCCTGGGCACGACCGGGCATCTGGTCGGCTGGCTCAGGAGCGCGGTCGTGCGCGCGCTGCGCGGGGCTCCGCCGCGCCGGGCCGTGCTGCTGGTCGCGCCCGCCGGCGGACCGGAGCAGGACGCCGAGCTGTTCAGGGTGGCCCGGCTCGTCCGCCAGTACACCTCGGCGCCCTGGGTCGAGGTCGCGCTCACCGGCGGCGACCCGGACGTGTCCGAGGCGATCGACCGCTGCACGAGGCTGGGCGCCGCCGACGTCGTCCTGGTGCCCGCCTCCTTCGTGCCGGCGCCCGTCAGACCGGACGCGCTGACGGCGGACCCGCTCCTGGGCGCCGCCGCCCTCGCCGCGCTGGTCCGCGCCCGTGCCGCCGAGGCGGAGCACCGCTGGACCCGGCACGGCGACGACGGCCTCGCCGCCGCGGCACGGCATTCCCACACTCACGACCATGACCATGACCACGACCACCACCACGACGACCGCCGCCGGGACCTGACGGTACCCGCCGCGGCGTGCCCGAAGGAGGCGCAAGCCCATGTCGGATGA
- a CDS encoding FluC/FEX family fluoride channel yields MAEAGEHLGRRQRAEASALDRTGSPMVRRLGAPGAALLDVAIGGAIGALARWLITEAMPGAQEGFPWGTLLVNLLGCLFMGVLTSYLLKGSPHAFVRPLLVTGYLGGFTTFSHLIDGIHALDRTTGWELGLGYAAASVLGGWIAIVVGLWAGARVPHRRTGGGGAR; encoded by the coding sequence GTGGCAGAAGCGGGTGAACACCTGGGGCGCAGGCAGCGTGCCGAGGCTTCGGCCCTGGACCGGACGGGAAGCCCGATGGTGCGGCGCCTGGGCGCACCGGGCGCGGCCCTGCTCGACGTCGCGATCGGCGGGGCGATCGGGGCACTGGCCCGCTGGCTCATCACCGAGGCGATGCCGGGGGCGCAGGAGGGCTTCCCGTGGGGGACCCTGCTGGTGAACCTCCTCGGCTGCCTCTTCATGGGCGTCCTCACGTCCTACCTGCTCAAAGGGAGCCCGCACGCCTTCGTCCGGCCGCTGCTGGTGACCGGTTACCTCGGCGGCTTCACCACGTTCTCCCACCTCATCGACGGGATCCACGCGCTCGACCGCACGACGGGCTGGGAACTCGGCCTGGGCTACGCGGCGGCCAGCGTGCTCGGCGGCTGGATCGCCATCGTGGTGGGCCTCTGGGCGGGCGCCCGGGTGCCGCACCGCCGCACCGGGGGAGGGGGTGCCCGGTGA
- a CDS encoding SulP family inorganic anion transporter, which yields MRLRGLKPVWLSDPRVWRTEVLAGLVVALALIPEAISFSVIAGVDPAIGLFASVTMAVVISVVGGRRAMISAATGAVALVIAPLNREHGLGFLVAAVILAGVFQIVLGALGVAKLMRFVPRAVMVGFVNALAILIFLAQLPEVRDVPWAVYPLVLGGLVLMVLFPKITKVVPAPLVSIVVLTAITVGAGIAVPTVGDRGDLPSSLPLPGLPDVPFTLGTLAIIAPYALAMALVGLMESLMTAQFVDEITGTRSSKRRESIGQGVANVVTGFFGGMGGCAMIGQTMINVKVSGARTRLSTFLAGAFLMVLCIVFGPVVSDIPMAALVAIMVMVSVATFDWHSIALTRPRRMPAAELTVMLLTVAVVVATHNLAIGVILGSLTAMLFFGNRGKPIGDGSDQQEVLSGELSGRR from the coding sequence GTGCGCCTGCGCGGACTCAAGCCCGTATGGCTGTCGGATCCCCGCGTCTGGCGGACCGAGGTGCTCGCCGGGCTCGTCGTCGCGCTCGCGCTGATCCCCGAGGCGATCTCGTTCTCCGTCATCGCCGGGGTCGATCCGGCGATCGGGCTGTTCGCGTCGGTCACCATGGCCGTGGTGATCTCGGTCGTCGGCGGCCGCCGGGCGATGATCTCGGCGGCGACGGGCGCGGTGGCGCTGGTCATCGCGCCGCTCAACCGGGAGCACGGCCTCGGCTTCCTGGTCGCGGCGGTCATCCTCGCCGGGGTGTTCCAGATCGTGCTCGGCGCGCTGGGCGTGGCGAAGCTGATGCGGTTCGTGCCGCGCGCGGTGATGGTCGGGTTCGTCAACGCGCTGGCCATCCTGATCTTCCTCGCCCAGCTGCCCGAAGTGCGGGACGTGCCCTGGGCCGTCTATCCGCTGGTCCTCGGCGGGCTCGTCCTGATGGTCCTCTTCCCGAAGATCACCAAGGTGGTCCCCGCGCCGCTGGTGTCGATCGTCGTCCTCACCGCGATCACCGTGGGCGCGGGCATCGCGGTGCCGACCGTCGGCGACCGGGGAGACCTGCCCTCGTCGCTTCCCCTCCCGGGCCTGCCGGATGTGCCGTTCACGCTCGGCACCCTCGCGATCATCGCCCCGTACGCGCTGGCGATGGCGCTCGTCGGGCTGATGGAGTCGCTGATGACCGCCCAGTTCGTCGACGAGATCACCGGCACCCGCTCCAGCAAGAGGCGCGAGTCGATCGGCCAGGGCGTCGCCAACGTCGTCACGGGGTTCTTCGGCGGCATGGGCGGCTGCGCGATGATCGGGCAGACCATGATCAATGTGAAGGTCTCGGGCGCGCGGACCCGGCTGTCGACCTTCCTCGCCGGGGCCTTCCTCATGGTCCTGTGCATCGTCTTCGGACCCGTCGTCTCCGACATCCCGATGGCCGCGCTCGTCGCGATCATGGTCATGGTGTCGGTCGCGACGTTCGACTGGCACTCGATCGCGCTCACGCGGCCCCGGCGGATGCCGGCGGCGGAGCTGACGGTCATGCTGCTCACCGTCGCGGTCGTCGTGGCCACGCACAACCTCGCGATCGGCGTCATCCTCGGCTCCCTGACGGCCATGCTGTTCTTCGGCAACCGGGGCAAGCCCATCGGGGATGGATCGGATCAGCAGGAAGTACTCAGCGGGGAGCTTTCGGGACGTCGCTGA
- the ureG gene encoding urease accessory protein UreG — protein MELENVFKVGIGGPVGSGKTALIEALVPMLQDRGRHVGVITNDIYTQEDAEHVRRTLAGVLDPERIVGVETGACPHTAVRDDPTMNLAAAADLLDRFADIDLLLFESGGDNLTLTFSPVLADMYIFVLDTAEGEKMPRKRGPGTTDSDLLVINKIDIAQYVRTDLGVMERDARAVRGDGPVILTDCLLGTGVAEVADLIETRAGAACTAPA, from the coding sequence ATGGAACTGGAGAACGTCTTCAAGGTGGGGATCGGCGGGCCCGTCGGATCGGGCAAGACCGCCCTGATCGAGGCCCTGGTCCCGATGCTCCAGGACAGAGGGCGCCACGTCGGGGTGATCACCAACGACATCTACACGCAGGAGGACGCCGAACACGTCCGGCGCACCCTGGCCGGGGTGCTCGACCCCGAGCGGATCGTCGGCGTGGAGACGGGCGCCTGCCCGCACACGGCGGTCCGGGACGACCCGACGATGAACCTCGCGGCGGCGGCCGACCTGCTCGACCGCTTCGCCGACATCGACCTGCTGCTCTTCGAGAGCGGCGGCGACAACCTGACCCTCACCTTCAGCCCTGTGCTGGCGGACATGTACATCTTCGTCCTGGACACCGCCGAGGGCGAGAAGATGCCGCGCAAACGCGGACCGGGGACGACGGACTCCGACCTGCTCGTCATCAACAAGATCGACATCGCGCAGTACGTGCGGACCGACCTGGGGGTCATGGAACGCGACGCGCGGGCGGTGCGCGGCGACGGGCCGGTCATCCTGACCGACTGCCTCCTCGGCACCGGGGTCGCCGAGGTCGCCGACCTCATCGAGACGCGGGCGGGCGCGGCGTGTACCGCTCCGGCGTAG
- the ureC gene encoding urease subunit alpha — MTSMSRQQYASMYGPTVGDRIHLADTNLIVEVEKDYTEGHYGDEAQYGGGKTARDGMSADPASGRSVALDTVITNAVIIDPVLGVIKGDIGIKDGKIAGIGKSGNPHTQNGVDRRLIISASTEVISGENLIATPGGIDTHVHYISPQQAQHALSNGITTLVGGGTGPADGSRGCTTTPGGWNIARILQAYEDIPINIGVLGKGNSSLPTSLEEQIRAGACGLKVHEDWGSTPAVIDCALSVADELDIQITIHTDTLNEAGFVEDTINAINGRAIHTYHSEGAGGGHAPDILRVTGEPNVLPASTNPTLPYTANSIDELLDMTMVCHHLSYDVPEDVAFAESRVRAETISAETVLHDLGVISIIGSDSQAMGRVGESFTRAFQVAHHNKDKRGPLPEDSGRNDNFRVLRYIAKLTINPARASGMADTIGSLEDGKLADIILWPVHSFAAKPSMVVKGGLISWAPMGDPNASLPTPQPIYFRPMYGSFGKALSSTCVTFMSGAAIEEGVPERLGLNRLIRPVRQCRTVDKRHMLRNSTLADIRVDPETYKVTVDGEPAHIEPAKKLPLNRLFFLA, encoded by the coding sequence ATGACGAGCATGAGCCGTCAGCAGTACGCGTCGATGTACGGCCCCACCGTGGGCGACAGGATCCACCTCGCGGACACCAACCTGATCGTCGAGGTGGAGAAGGACTACACCGAGGGGCACTACGGCGACGAGGCCCAGTACGGCGGAGGCAAGACCGCCCGCGACGGCATGTCGGCCGATCCGGCCTCCGGCCGGTCCGTCGCCCTCGACACGGTGATCACCAACGCGGTGATCATCGACCCGGTGCTCGGCGTCATCAAGGGCGACATCGGCATCAAGGACGGGAAGATCGCCGGGATCGGCAAGTCCGGCAACCCGCACACCCAGAACGGCGTCGACCGCCGGCTGATCATCAGCGCGTCCACCGAGGTGATCTCCGGGGAGAACCTCATCGCGACGCCGGGCGGCATCGACACCCACGTCCACTACATCTCGCCGCAGCAGGCGCAGCACGCGCTGAGCAACGGGATCACCACCCTGGTCGGCGGCGGCACGGGACCGGCCGACGGCAGCCGCGGCTGCACCACGACGCCGGGCGGGTGGAACATCGCCCGCATCCTCCAGGCCTATGAGGACATCCCGATCAACATCGGGGTGCTCGGCAAGGGCAACAGCAGCCTGCCGACGTCGCTGGAGGAGCAGATCCGGGCCGGGGCGTGCGGCTTGAAGGTGCACGAGGACTGGGGCAGCACGCCCGCGGTCATCGACTGCGCGCTGTCGGTCGCCGACGAACTGGACATCCAGATCACGATCCACACCGACACCCTGAACGAGGCGGGCTTCGTCGAGGACACGATCAACGCGATCAACGGGCGGGCCATCCACACCTACCACTCCGAAGGCGCGGGCGGCGGGCACGCCCCGGACATCCTCCGGGTGACGGGCGAGCCGAACGTCCTGCCGGCCTCCACCAACCCGACGCTGCCCTACACGGCGAACTCGATCGACGAACTGCTCGACATGACGATGGTCTGCCACCACCTCAGCTACGACGTGCCCGAGGACGTGGCGTTCGCCGAGAGCCGGGTCCGCGCCGAGACCATCTCGGCCGAGACGGTGCTGCACGACCTGGGCGTCATCAGCATCATCGGGTCGGACTCGCAGGCCATGGGCCGGGTGGGCGAGTCGTTCACCCGCGCCTTCCAGGTCGCCCACCACAACAAGGACAAGCGGGGCCCTCTGCCGGAGGACTCCGGCCGCAACGACAACTTCAGGGTCCTGCGCTACATCGCCAAGCTCACCATCAACCCGGCCCGCGCCTCGGGGATGGCCGACACGATCGGCTCCCTGGAGGACGGGAAGCTCGCCGACATCATCCTGTGGCCGGTGCACTCCTTCGCCGCGAAGCCGTCGATGGTCGTCAAGGGCGGGCTGATCAGCTGGGCGCCGATGGGCGACCCGAACGCGTCGCTGCCCACGCCCCAGCCGATCTACTTCCGGCCCATGTACGGCTCGTTCGGCAAGGCGCTGTCGAGCACGTGCGTCACCTTCATGTCGGGGGCGGCGATCGAGGAGGGCGTGCCGGAACGGCTCGGCCTGAACCGGCTGATCCGGCCGGTGCGCCAGTGCCGGACCGTCGACAAGCGGCACATGCTCCGCAACTCGACGCTCGCCGACATCCGCGTCGATCCGGAGACCTACAAGGTGACCGTGGACGGCGAGCCCGCGCACATCGAGCCCGCCAAGAAGCTGCCGTTGAACCGGCTGTTCTTCCTGGCATGA
- a CDS encoding urea transporter: MSSAAVPSGPVPPASGRRGLDYLLTIPKGVAQVDFQANPWTGLVFLVALFVGGWQFGVFGLLGTVVATLTAHVLGVSWHDRVALGLEGFCGTLIGISLVLYLDVRWMTVLLVVFGAIAGSVLTAALNVLLKPYDLPTFTAPFCVITSVMVIGGPSFTRVWDRHAGTAPPSASAPGTALSWTDFWQGSLSGVGQVFFQDQWYVGVIFLVGLLIAGWRTGLVALVSSVIGLLTGWVLGAQAADLGAGLYGYNSVLTGVALFSTFVLATPMSAGYAVLGAVAAAGLTAGIGNLFEVVGGHTLTWPFVLVTWVFLAAVPMLSRIERA, encoded by the coding sequence GTGTCATCCGCGGCTGTGCCTTCCGGACCGGTGCCGCCCGCCAGCGGGCGGCGCGGCCTCGACTACCTGCTGACGATTCCCAAGGGCGTCGCGCAGGTCGACTTCCAGGCCAATCCCTGGACCGGCCTGGTGTTCCTCGTCGCGCTCTTCGTCGGAGGCTGGCAGTTCGGCGTCTTCGGCCTGCTGGGCACGGTCGTCGCCACGCTCACCGCGCACGTCCTGGGCGTCTCGTGGCACGACCGGGTGGCGCTCGGCCTGGAGGGATTCTGCGGCACGCTGATCGGGATCAGCCTCGTGCTGTACCTCGACGTCCGCTGGATGACCGTCCTCCTCGTCGTCTTCGGGGCGATCGCGGGGAGCGTGCTCACCGCGGCGCTCAACGTGCTGCTGAAGCCCTATGACCTGCCGACCTTCACGGCCCCCTTCTGCGTGATCACCTCCGTCATGGTGATCGGCGGGCCGTCGTTCACCCGGGTCTGGGACCGGCACGCGGGCACGGCGCCGCCGTCCGCGTCAGCGCCGGGGACCGCGCTGAGCTGGACCGACTTCTGGCAGGGCTCGCTCAGCGGTGTCGGCCAGGTGTTCTTCCAGGACCAGTGGTACGTCGGGGTGATCTTCCTCGTCGGCCTGCTCATCGCGGGCTGGCGGACGGGGCTGGTCGCCCTCGTGTCCAGTGTCATCGGCCTGCTCACCGGCTGGGTGCTGGGCGCGCAGGCCGCCGACCTGGGCGCCGGTCTCTACGGCTACAACTCGGTGCTGACCGGGGTCGCCCTCTTCAGCACCTTCGTCCTCGCCACGCCCATGAGCGCGGGCTACGCCGTGCTCGGCGCGGTGGCCGCGGCGGGCCTGACCGCCGGGATCGGCAACCTGTTCGAGGTGGTCGGCGGACACACCCTCACCTGGCCGTTCGTGCTCGTTACCTGGGTGTTCCTCGCCGCCGTCCCGATGCTCTCCAGGATCGAGCGCGCGTGA
- a CDS encoding urease accessory protein UreD, with product MADRLAPERYQPRWVPEPVRRHACDPDMLPVGSPGKVGVLELAFERIGGRTELTGHFQKAPLHITRPLYYDPARPDLPYVMLMMSGGGVLQGDRYRVDVSCGAGASVHLTTQGATRLYRMEQDYATQLVDLTVGPGGYLEYLPDPTIPFAGSCYYQRIGVTAAEDATVVLGETLLAGRLARGERHAYTAYCGDIEVRDPDGRLIFADPVRLVPAERRVTGPAVMADFGVLSSLYVVTRLRPAQEVADVLHEALAATGLRAGAGVLPGDRGAWARMLGDRSPEVLAAFTLAWDAVRRLLLGVPAPDLRKQ from the coding sequence GTGGCCGACCGGCTCGCGCCGGAGCGCTACCAGCCGCGCTGGGTGCCCGAGCCGGTGCGGCGGCACGCGTGCGACCCGGACATGCTCCCGGTCGGCAGCCCGGGCAAGGTGGGCGTCCTCGAGCTCGCGTTCGAGCGGATCGGCGGCCGGACGGAACTGACCGGGCACTTCCAGAAGGCGCCCCTGCACATCACCCGGCCGCTCTACTACGACCCGGCGCGGCCGGACCTTCCGTACGTCATGCTCATGATGTCCGGCGGCGGTGTGCTCCAGGGCGACCGCTACCGCGTCGACGTGTCGTGCGGCGCCGGGGCGTCGGTGCACCTGACCACGCAGGGGGCGACCCGTCTCTACCGGATGGAACAGGACTACGCGACCCAGCTGGTCGACCTGACGGTGGGGCCCGGCGGCTACCTGGAGTACCTGCCCGACCCGACGATCCCGTTCGCCGGCTCCTGCTACTACCAGCGGATCGGCGTCACCGCGGCGGAGGACGCCACCGTGGTGCTGGGCGAGACGCTGCTGGCCGGGCGGCTCGCCCGGGGCGAGCGGCACGCGTACACCGCGTACTGCGGCGACATCGAGGTCCGCGATCCCGACGGCCGGCTGATCTTCGCCGACCCCGTCCGGCTGGTGCCCGCGGAGCGGCGGGTCACCGGACCCGCGGTGATGGCGGACTTCGGGGTCCTGTCCTCGCTGTACGTCGTGACACGGCTCCGTCCCGCGCAGGAGGTCGCCGACGTCCTGCACGAGGCACTCGCCGCCACCGGGCTGCGCGCGGGGGCCGGTGTGCTTCCGGGGGACCGGGGGGCCTGGGCGCGCATGCTCGGCGACCGGTCGCCCGAGGTGCTCGCCGCCTTCACGCTGGCCTGGGACGCCGTCCGCAGGCTGCTGCTTGGCGTGCCCGCGCCGGACCTGCGCAAGCAGTGA
- a CDS encoding MerR family transcriptional regulator: MDGGHMQIGEVAARTELSLRTIRHYEEAGLVVPSARSQGGFRLYTERDVDRLMVIRRMKPLGFSLDQMRDLLEATDRLDTAGGPAPEEHAALLERVRGYEEAATRRVADLRVQLARAEEFAATLRARLDRAPGQ; this comes from the coding sequence ATGGACGGCGGGCACATGCAGATCGGCGAGGTCGCCGCGCGCACCGAACTGTCCCTGCGCACGATCCGGCACTACGAGGAGGCCGGGCTCGTCGTGCCATCGGCGCGCTCGCAGGGCGGGTTCCGGCTCTACACCGAGCGCGACGTGGACCGGCTGATGGTGATCCGCCGGATGAAGCCCCTCGGGTTCTCGCTGGATCAGATGCGCGACCTCCTGGAGGCGACCGACCGGCTCGACACCGCCGGGGGACCCGCCCCCGAGGAGCACGCCGCGCTTCTGGAACGGGTGCGCGGCTACGAGGAGGCCGCGACGCGGCGGGTCGCGGACCTGCGCGTCCAGCTGGCCCGCGCGGAGGAGTTCGCCGCGACGCTCCGCGCCCGCCTCGACCGGGCGCCAGGCCAATAG